CCGGCGATCGTGAGGCTTGGGTTCTGGCGCGGTGGCGCCCAAACAAAAAGGCCGACTTCAGGCGGCCGCGTGTATTATAGCGCGAATGTCGGCCTTGCCGTTAGCCCCTGAATCGATCCGATGCGCACTCCGGCGGGACCGGCGCGCGGCGTCTTTTGCCGCCGTCTTGACTCTGGCGGCATTACTCCTTGCCGGCTGCAAGGACTCCTACGATCACGTCGAGGCGGTCGATACCGTCAATGGCGAGCCGCCGTTTTTTCTGCGCAGTGCCGCCGAGCGCGAGATCGACGAGACGGTCGCCGACCTGGCGCGCCGCGCCGGCGCGCCGGCGCTTTCCCCGGACATGAATCTGCACGCCGCGGCGCGCAATGTTGCGCTTGTCGTGCGCGAGTCCGATCCCGACAAAATCCCCGATCTGGACGGCGACGTCGTCAAGCAGGCGATGACGAGCATGGGTGTTGCCGACAACGCGTTCCGCTCGCTTGTTTTCAACATCCGCCGTCCCGGCGACGCACGAACGCCGCTGGATGCCAACTTTCGCGCCGAACTCGAAAACGGCCGCAATACCCATTTCGGCGTCGGCGCGGCGCGCGTTTTGTGGCCGCCGATGTACGTGGTCGCGGTCCTGCTTACGCGCAGGGGCGTCGATCTCGATCCGTTCCCCACCCAGGTGGACGCCGGATCGACGCATCCGCTGAAAGGGCGGCTACTCGTAGGCGGCGACCGGCTCGAGATTCACGTGGTCGGCGGTCGGGACGATGAGGTTTACGGCCCCGCGGTCGGCATCGGCGGGTATTTCGAGCAGGAAATCGCGTTCGATCGCGCCGGCCCCTACAACGTGGAGGTCGTCGTCACCACCTGGCAGGGGCCGGAGGTCGCCGCGCTTTTTGACGTCGCGGCGCGGGGCGGCGGCGACGCGGCCGCCGCGCCAAAACGCCTTGCGCGCGTGTCCGTGAAAACGGCCGACGCGGCGGTCGCGCGGACGTTGGAACTCGTCAACGAGGCGAGGAAAAACGCGGATCTTTCACCGGTTTCGCCCGATGCGCGCCTTTCCCGCCTGGCGTTCGAATACGCGCGCGAGATCGCCCGCACCGGCCTTGTCGCGCACGTTTCCCCGGCGACAGGCGATGCCGGCGACCGTGCGGAGCGCGCGGGCATCGACTATCGCCGCATCACCGAAAATCTCGGCGTCGATCAGAGCGTCGAGGATATCCACGAAGGGCTGATGCGCTCGCCGGCGCACCGCCGGAACATCCTCGACCCCCAGGTCGATCTCGTGGGAATCGGGGCCGTTCTGGCCGGCGGACAGATCTATATCGTTCAGAATTTCGCCCGTTTGGCGCCAGACTAGGCCGTCGGGCCGTATTTTCTCGCGAATTTCCGCCTTTGAACCGATGGAAGCGATGAGGCGAGAAACGGGAGGATCTTCCCGCGCGCCAGGGATTGCGGCAAAGTCTATGCAAATCTGGTATTTGTCGTTTGAAAAGGGCGCGTTCGGTACGATCCGGGGCGTCCGATGGTAAGACTAACGGTTGCGTCGAAGAGGTTGCTGTCGATGGTTGCGGAGCCCTCGGATGAACAACACCGGATCCTGCTCGTCGACGACGAAACGGAAAACCTCGATCTGCTGGCGTCCACGCTTCGCCGCGGAAACGTGCTGTTCAAGGCCGGGTCCGGCGAGGAAGCGTTGCGGATCGTGGAGCGCGAGCGCGTGCACATGGTCATCACCGACCAGCGCATGCCGGGCATCACCGGCACGGAGCTGCTCGAGATCCTGCGCCGGCGCGACGAGCACGTCATCCGCGTCCTGATCACCGGATACGCCGATATGAAGGTCGCCGTCGACGCCATCAATCGCGGCGGCGTGCATCGCTACGTCAGCAAGCCGTGGGATCCGGCGGAATTGCGCTCCATCGTGGCAAGCGAGTTGGCGCGGTACGATCTTGAAGAGCGCGCCAAGCGCTTGACGGACGAGCTCATCGACAAGAACTCCGAACTCGAGGAGTTGAACCGGCGCCTCAAGGAACAAAAGGCCGAAGTCGAGCGGCTGGCGCTGGAATACAAGGAGCAAAAGGAGATTGCCATCAACATGGGCGAGCGCCTCGCGAACACGAACGCCGAGTTGCTGGGCGCCCAGGAAGAGATCAAGCAGAAAAACGTCAAGCTCGAAGCC
Above is a window of bacterium DNA encoding:
- a CDS encoding CAP domain-containing protein, whose protein sequence is MTLAALLLAGCKDSYDHVEAVDTVNGEPPFFLRSAAEREIDETVADLARRAGAPALSPDMNLHAAARNVALVVRESDPDKIPDLDGDVVKQAMTSMGVADNAFRSLVFNIRRPGDARTPLDANFRAELENGRNTHFGVGAARVLWPPMYVVAVLLTRRGVDLDPFPTQVDAGSTHPLKGRLLVGGDRLEIHVVGGRDDEVYGPAVGIGGYFEQEIAFDRAGPYNVEVVVTTWQGPEVAALFDVAARGGGDAAAAPKRLARVSVKTADAAVARTLELVNEARKNADLSPVSPDARLSRLAFEYAREIARTGLVAHVSPATGDAGDRAERAGIDYRRITENLGVDQSVEDIHEGLMRSPAHRRNILDPQVDLVGIGAVLAGGQIYIVQNFARLAPD
- a CDS encoding diguanylate cyclase; the encoded protein is MVAEPSDEQHRILLVDDETENLDLLASTLRRGNVLFKAGSGEEALRIVERERVHMVITDQRMPGITGTELLEILRRRDEHVIRVLITGYADMKVAVDAINRGGVHRYVSKPWDPAELRSIVASELARYDLEERAKRLTDELIDKNSELEELNRRLKEQKAEVERLALEYKEQKEIAINMGERLANTNAELLGAQEEIKQKNVKLEAANKKLERLSITDGLTGFYNKRHMHQLLESEMGRAKRYELNLSILMVDLDTFKQVNDTHGHLFGDAVLRRVTESIRRNIRETDWPTRYGGDEFVIILPHTGIDRALYLARRIHADIRSLQLATPTEEIVTPTVSIGIAHFTHETALDRDGLISLADKALYQAKQEGRNRIVVAS